In Capsicum annuum cultivar UCD-10X-F1 chromosome 7, UCD10Xv1.1, whole genome shotgun sequence, one genomic interval encodes:
- the LOC107878547 gene encoding C2 domain-containing protein At1g53590 isoform X1 → MSSITDATIIHHVGIVFLALWLLNSFNCCHPFAYFLSLIYLYMVHELYASKLRRKLQFEEKRQSSQRRVLSDSESVRWLNYVIEKIWPLCMEEIVSQKILLSIIPWFLQKYKPWTAKEAVIQHLYMGSSPPMFTEMRVLRESTGDDHLVLELGMNFRAADDMRAILAVKLRKRLGFGMWAKLHLLGMHVEGKVLVGVKFLRKWPFLGRLRVCFVEPPYFQMTVKPIFTRGLDVTELPGIAGWMDKLLTVAFEETLVEPNMLVVDVEKFVSPQPEDWFSVDSKEPVAFVILEVIEAADMKPSDLNGLADPYVKGHLGPCRFRSKTKKKTLTPKWNEEFKIPVSTWEPPNNMLNFDVRDKDHFIDDTLGDCSINICNFRDGQRHDMWLSLQNIKMGRLHVAITVVDCAKKGSEQSYDSGSVVNEQDSKSAEMDKTERSSLTTDSVDESSKAADKFEPINIEGQRETGIWVHHPGSEVAQVWEPRKGKSRVDGEVLRGNRSSKGSFKSTSGGSSHYNEWRFDESVDGSKPDSPSRLHRGLRKISSLFHRSPREEDKSGNLGEPDSSPHANLRAVNAKEIGVKIIVDDTISPSSLATALVEDGKESHAGNGKSAKSAKKGKVRNKAKKIFKHAGRSVGGGIKKVISRKSSEKSKGEPESSDTEILSSEESDSSDEESRPSSLDSPQAGAPSVGNTSTDSPGIESSDTIIRPNESIEAPDEVAMDSKENHVFGQSSSFKVDQ, encoded by the exons ATGTCAAGTATAACAGATGCTACAATAATTCATCATGTTGGCATTGTGTTTCTTGCACTATGGTTGCTTAATTCATTCAATTGCTGCCACCCTTTTGCTTACTTCCTCTCTCTCATCTATCTTTATATG GTTCATGAGCTGTATGCGAGTAAATTAAGGAGGAAGTTACAGTTTGAGGAAAAAAGACAGTCTTCTCAGCGGCGA GTACTTTCAGACTCTGAATCAGTGAGATGGTTAAACTATGTGATTGAAAAGATTTGGCCTCTCTGCATGGAGGAGATTGTTTCACAGAAAATTCTGCTCTCGATCATTCCATGGTTTTTGCAGAAGTACAAACCCTGGACTGCT AAAGAAGCTGTAATTCAGCACCTCTATATGGGAAGTAGCCCACCTATGTTCACAGAAATGAGGGTTCTTCGTGAATCTACTGGAGATGATCACTTG GTCCTGGAGTTGGGAATGAATTTTCGTGCTGCTGATGACATGAGGGCAATTCTTGCCGTGAAACTCAGAAAAAGGTTGGGCTTTGGGATGTGGGCAAAGTTGCATCTGTTGGGCATGCATGTCGAGGGAAAG GTCTTGGTTGGCGTTAAGTTCTTAAGGAAGTGGCCATTTCTCGGTCGTTTGCGGGTGTGCTTTGTGGAGCCTCCTTATTTTCAGATGACTGTGAAGCCAATTTTCACGCGTGGACTTGATGTAACAGAACTACCTGGAATTGCTGGATGGATG GATAAACTTCTAACTGTTGCCTTTGAGGAGACACTTGTCGAG CCCAACATGCTGGTGGTTGATGTTGAGAAGTTTGTGTCTCCGCAACCAG AGGACTGGTTTTCAGTTGATTCTAAGGAGCCCGTCGCTTTTGTTATTTTGGAAGTGATTGAAGCAGCTGACATGAAGCCATCAGATTTAAATG GATTGGCTGATCCATATGTTAAGGGGCACCTTGGCCCTTGCAGATTCAGGAGTAAGACTAAGAAGAAGACATTGACTCCAAAATGGAATGAGGAGTTCAAGATTCCAGTCTCCACGTGGGAGCCTCCTAACAACATGCTCAATTTTGATGTTCGTGACAAAGACCATTTTATTGATGATACATTGGG AGATTGTTCCATCAATATCTGCAATTTTAGGGATGGCCAGAGGCATGATATGTGGCTATCTCTTCAGAACATCAAAATGGGGAGATTGCATGTTGCCATTACTGTTGTTGACTGTGCCAAAAAG GGCTCGGAGCAGTCATATGATAGTGGAAGTGTGGTCAATGAGCAGGATAGCAAATCTGCTGAGATGGATAAAACTGAACGAAGCTCCTTAACGACTGATTCAGTTGATGAATCTTCCAAAGCTGCAGATAAGTTTGAACCTATTAATATCGAAGGGCAACGGGAGACTGGTATATGGGTACACCACCCAGGGAGTGAAGTAGCACAAGTATGGGAACCAAGAAAGGGAAAGAGCAGGGTTGATGGAGAAGTTCTTAGAGGGAATCGTAGTTCTAAGGGAAGTTTTAAGTCAACATCAGGGGGCTCCTCTCACTATAATGAATGGAGGTTTGATGAAAGTGTTGATGGAAGTAAGCCAGATTCTCCAAGTCGTTTGCACAGGGGTTTACGTAAGATCAGCTCGCTTTTCCACAGAAGTCCAAGAGAAGAGGATAAGTCTGGCAATCTTGGGGAGCCTGATTCATCTCCGCACGCGAATCTTAGGGCAGTTAATGCCAAGGAAATTGGAGTGAAGATTATAGTGGATGATACCATTTCCCCTTCATCGTTGGCAACAGCACTTGTGGAGGATGGAAAAGAGAGCCATGCAGGAAATGGGAAAAGCGCCAAAAGCGCCAAAAAGGGAAAAGTGAGAAACAAGGCAAAGAAAATCTTTAAACATGCTGGCAGGTCAGTTGGTGGTGGCATAAAGAAAGTGATATCGCGGAAGTCATCAGAAAAATCTAAAGGAGAACCAGAATCATCAGACACCGAGATATTGAGCTCTGAGGAATCTGATTCTTCTGATGAGGAGTCTCGACCTTCATCACTTGATTCTCCTCAAGCTGGAGCACCTTCAGTTGGCAACACTTCCACAGACAGCCCCGGTATTGAGAGTTCTGACACCATAATAAGACCTAATGAAAGCATCGAAGCTCCAGATGAGGTAGCAATGGACTCGAAAGAAAATCATGTCTTTGGTCAGTCTTCAAGTTTTAAGGTAGACCAATGA
- the LOC107878547 gene encoding C2 domain-containing protein At1g53590 isoform X2, with protein sequence MSSITDATIIHHVGIVFLALWLLNSFNCCHPFAYFLSLIYLYMVHELYASKLRRKLQFEEKRQSSQRRVLSDSESVRWLNYVIEKIWPLCMEEIVSQKILLSIIPWFLQKYKPWTAKEAVIQHLYMGSSPPMFTEMRVLRESTGDDHLVLELGMNFRAADDMRAILAVKLRKRLGFGMWAKLHLLGMHVEGKVLVGVKFLRKWPFLGRLRVCFVEPPYFQMTVKPIFTRGLDVTELPGIAGWMDKLLTVAFEETLVEPNMLVVDVEKFVSPQPEDWFSVDSKEPVAFVILEVIEAADMKPSDLNGLADPYVKGHLGPCRFRSKTKKKTLTPKWNEEFKIPVSTWEPPNNMLNFDVRDKDHFIDDTLGDGQRHDMWLSLQNIKMGRLHVAITVVDCAKKGSEQSYDSGSVVNEQDSKSAEMDKTERSSLTTDSVDESSKAADKFEPINIEGQRETGIWVHHPGSEVAQVWEPRKGKSRVDGEVLRGNRSSKGSFKSTSGGSSHYNEWRFDESVDGSKPDSPSRLHRGLRKISSLFHRSPREEDKSGNLGEPDSSPHANLRAVNAKEIGVKIIVDDTISPSSLATALVEDGKESHAGNGKSAKSAKKGKVRNKAKKIFKHAGRSVGGGIKKVISRKSSEKSKGEPESSDTEILSSEESDSSDEESRPSSLDSPQAGAPSVGNTSTDSPGIESSDTIIRPNESIEAPDEVAMDSKENHVFGQSSSFKVDQ encoded by the exons ATGTCAAGTATAACAGATGCTACAATAATTCATCATGTTGGCATTGTGTTTCTTGCACTATGGTTGCTTAATTCATTCAATTGCTGCCACCCTTTTGCTTACTTCCTCTCTCTCATCTATCTTTATATG GTTCATGAGCTGTATGCGAGTAAATTAAGGAGGAAGTTACAGTTTGAGGAAAAAAGACAGTCTTCTCAGCGGCGA GTACTTTCAGACTCTGAATCAGTGAGATGGTTAAACTATGTGATTGAAAAGATTTGGCCTCTCTGCATGGAGGAGATTGTTTCACAGAAAATTCTGCTCTCGATCATTCCATGGTTTTTGCAGAAGTACAAACCCTGGACTGCT AAAGAAGCTGTAATTCAGCACCTCTATATGGGAAGTAGCCCACCTATGTTCACAGAAATGAGGGTTCTTCGTGAATCTACTGGAGATGATCACTTG GTCCTGGAGTTGGGAATGAATTTTCGTGCTGCTGATGACATGAGGGCAATTCTTGCCGTGAAACTCAGAAAAAGGTTGGGCTTTGGGATGTGGGCAAAGTTGCATCTGTTGGGCATGCATGTCGAGGGAAAG GTCTTGGTTGGCGTTAAGTTCTTAAGGAAGTGGCCATTTCTCGGTCGTTTGCGGGTGTGCTTTGTGGAGCCTCCTTATTTTCAGATGACTGTGAAGCCAATTTTCACGCGTGGACTTGATGTAACAGAACTACCTGGAATTGCTGGATGGATG GATAAACTTCTAACTGTTGCCTTTGAGGAGACACTTGTCGAG CCCAACATGCTGGTGGTTGATGTTGAGAAGTTTGTGTCTCCGCAACCAG AGGACTGGTTTTCAGTTGATTCTAAGGAGCCCGTCGCTTTTGTTATTTTGGAAGTGATTGAAGCAGCTGACATGAAGCCATCAGATTTAAATG GATTGGCTGATCCATATGTTAAGGGGCACCTTGGCCCTTGCAGATTCAGGAGTAAGACTAAGAAGAAGACATTGACTCCAAAATGGAATGAGGAGTTCAAGATTCCAGTCTCCACGTGGGAGCCTCCTAACAACATGCTCAATTTTGATGTTCGTGACAAAGACCATTTTATTGATGATACATTGGG GGATGGCCAGAGGCATGATATGTGGCTATCTCTTCAGAACATCAAAATGGGGAGATTGCATGTTGCCATTACTGTTGTTGACTGTGCCAAAAAG GGCTCGGAGCAGTCATATGATAGTGGAAGTGTGGTCAATGAGCAGGATAGCAAATCTGCTGAGATGGATAAAACTGAACGAAGCTCCTTAACGACTGATTCAGTTGATGAATCTTCCAAAGCTGCAGATAAGTTTGAACCTATTAATATCGAAGGGCAACGGGAGACTGGTATATGGGTACACCACCCAGGGAGTGAAGTAGCACAAGTATGGGAACCAAGAAAGGGAAAGAGCAGGGTTGATGGAGAAGTTCTTAGAGGGAATCGTAGTTCTAAGGGAAGTTTTAAGTCAACATCAGGGGGCTCCTCTCACTATAATGAATGGAGGTTTGATGAAAGTGTTGATGGAAGTAAGCCAGATTCTCCAAGTCGTTTGCACAGGGGTTTACGTAAGATCAGCTCGCTTTTCCACAGAAGTCCAAGAGAAGAGGATAAGTCTGGCAATCTTGGGGAGCCTGATTCATCTCCGCACGCGAATCTTAGGGCAGTTAATGCCAAGGAAATTGGAGTGAAGATTATAGTGGATGATACCATTTCCCCTTCATCGTTGGCAACAGCACTTGTGGAGGATGGAAAAGAGAGCCATGCAGGAAATGGGAAAAGCGCCAAAAGCGCCAAAAAGGGAAAAGTGAGAAACAAGGCAAAGAAAATCTTTAAACATGCTGGCAGGTCAGTTGGTGGTGGCATAAAGAAAGTGATATCGCGGAAGTCATCAGAAAAATCTAAAGGAGAACCAGAATCATCAGACACCGAGATATTGAGCTCTGAGGAATCTGATTCTTCTGATGAGGAGTCTCGACCTTCATCACTTGATTCTCCTCAAGCTGGAGCACCTTCAGTTGGCAACACTTCCACAGACAGCCCCGGTATTGAGAGTTCTGACACCATAATAAGACCTAATGAAAGCATCGAAGCTCCAGATGAGGTAGCAATGGACTCGAAAGAAAATCATGTCTTTGGTCAGTCTTCAAGTTTTAAGGTAGACCAATGA
- the LOC107878547 gene encoding C2 domain-containing protein At1g53590 isoform X3, translating into MEEIVSQKILLSIIPWFLQKYKPWTAKEAVIQHLYMGSSPPMFTEMRVLRESTGDDHLVLELGMNFRAADDMRAILAVKLRKRLGFGMWAKLHLLGMHVEGKVLVGVKFLRKWPFLGRLRVCFVEPPYFQMTVKPIFTRGLDVTELPGIAGWMDKLLTVAFEETLVEPNMLVVDVEKFVSPQPEDWFSVDSKEPVAFVILEVIEAADMKPSDLNGLADPYVKGHLGPCRFRSKTKKKTLTPKWNEEFKIPVSTWEPPNNMLNFDVRDKDHFIDDTLGDCSINICNFRDGQRHDMWLSLQNIKMGRLHVAITVVDCAKKGSEQSYDSGSVVNEQDSKSAEMDKTERSSLTTDSVDESSKAADKFEPINIEGQRETGIWVHHPGSEVAQVWEPRKGKSRVDGEVLRGNRSSKGSFKSTSGGSSHYNEWRFDESVDGSKPDSPSRLHRGLRKISSLFHRSPREEDKSGNLGEPDSSPHANLRAVNAKEIGVKIIVDDTISPSSLATALVEDGKESHAGNGKSAKSAKKGKVRNKAKKIFKHAGRSVGGGIKKVISRKSSEKSKGEPESSDTEILSSEESDSSDEESRPSSLDSPQAGAPSVGNTSTDSPGIESSDTIIRPNESIEAPDEVAMDSKENHVFGQSSSFKVDQ; encoded by the exons ATGGAGGAGATTGTTTCACAGAAAATTCTGCTCTCGATCATTCCATGGTTTTTGCAGAAGTACAAACCCTGGACTGCT AAAGAAGCTGTAATTCAGCACCTCTATATGGGAAGTAGCCCACCTATGTTCACAGAAATGAGGGTTCTTCGTGAATCTACTGGAGATGATCACTTG GTCCTGGAGTTGGGAATGAATTTTCGTGCTGCTGATGACATGAGGGCAATTCTTGCCGTGAAACTCAGAAAAAGGTTGGGCTTTGGGATGTGGGCAAAGTTGCATCTGTTGGGCATGCATGTCGAGGGAAAG GTCTTGGTTGGCGTTAAGTTCTTAAGGAAGTGGCCATTTCTCGGTCGTTTGCGGGTGTGCTTTGTGGAGCCTCCTTATTTTCAGATGACTGTGAAGCCAATTTTCACGCGTGGACTTGATGTAACAGAACTACCTGGAATTGCTGGATGGATG GATAAACTTCTAACTGTTGCCTTTGAGGAGACACTTGTCGAG CCCAACATGCTGGTGGTTGATGTTGAGAAGTTTGTGTCTCCGCAACCAG AGGACTGGTTTTCAGTTGATTCTAAGGAGCCCGTCGCTTTTGTTATTTTGGAAGTGATTGAAGCAGCTGACATGAAGCCATCAGATTTAAATG GATTGGCTGATCCATATGTTAAGGGGCACCTTGGCCCTTGCAGATTCAGGAGTAAGACTAAGAAGAAGACATTGACTCCAAAATGGAATGAGGAGTTCAAGATTCCAGTCTCCACGTGGGAGCCTCCTAACAACATGCTCAATTTTGATGTTCGTGACAAAGACCATTTTATTGATGATACATTGGG AGATTGTTCCATCAATATCTGCAATTTTAGGGATGGCCAGAGGCATGATATGTGGCTATCTCTTCAGAACATCAAAATGGGGAGATTGCATGTTGCCATTACTGTTGTTGACTGTGCCAAAAAG GGCTCGGAGCAGTCATATGATAGTGGAAGTGTGGTCAATGAGCAGGATAGCAAATCTGCTGAGATGGATAAAACTGAACGAAGCTCCTTAACGACTGATTCAGTTGATGAATCTTCCAAAGCTGCAGATAAGTTTGAACCTATTAATATCGAAGGGCAACGGGAGACTGGTATATGGGTACACCACCCAGGGAGTGAAGTAGCACAAGTATGGGAACCAAGAAAGGGAAAGAGCAGGGTTGATGGAGAAGTTCTTAGAGGGAATCGTAGTTCTAAGGGAAGTTTTAAGTCAACATCAGGGGGCTCCTCTCACTATAATGAATGGAGGTTTGATGAAAGTGTTGATGGAAGTAAGCCAGATTCTCCAAGTCGTTTGCACAGGGGTTTACGTAAGATCAGCTCGCTTTTCCACAGAAGTCCAAGAGAAGAGGATAAGTCTGGCAATCTTGGGGAGCCTGATTCATCTCCGCACGCGAATCTTAGGGCAGTTAATGCCAAGGAAATTGGAGTGAAGATTATAGTGGATGATACCATTTCCCCTTCATCGTTGGCAACAGCACTTGTGGAGGATGGAAAAGAGAGCCATGCAGGAAATGGGAAAAGCGCCAAAAGCGCCAAAAAGGGAAAAGTGAGAAACAAGGCAAAGAAAATCTTTAAACATGCTGGCAGGTCAGTTGGTGGTGGCATAAAGAAAGTGATATCGCGGAAGTCATCAGAAAAATCTAAAGGAGAACCAGAATCATCAGACACCGAGATATTGAGCTCTGAGGAATCTGATTCTTCTGATGAGGAGTCTCGACCTTCATCACTTGATTCTCCTCAAGCTGGAGCACCTTCAGTTGGCAACACTTCCACAGACAGCCCCGGTATTGAGAGTTCTGACACCATAATAAGACCTAATGAAAGCATCGAAGCTCCAGATGAGGTAGCAATGGACTCGAAAGAAAATCATGTCTTTGGTCAGTCTTCAAGTTTTAAGGTAGACCAATGA